Proteins encoded by one window of Salvia splendens isolate huo1 chromosome 5, SspV2, whole genome shotgun sequence:
- the LOC121803263 gene encoding probable CCR4-associated factor 1 homolog 10 yields MAIEIREVYADNLEEEFNSIREIIDNYPLIGLDTEFPGIPFPAEEATKYKKLKINVDSTKLIQVGLTLSDDKGDLPPHGRIWQFNFCEFNPAKDLSAQVSIQLLSDSGIDFAHNMEKGVDAVRFGDLLMSSGVAGNGNVSLITFQGGYDLGYLLKILSGKSLPGSVEGFLRLLKVYFPVSYDVKHLMKCTGVLHGGLTGLADTLGLERVGVAHQAGSDSRLTSAAFVKIRDIYFDGEVEKHCGVVHGLE; encoded by the coding sequence ATGGCTATTGAAATACGGGAGGTTTACGCTGACAATCTGGAAGAAGAATTCAACTCAATCAGGGAAATCATCGACAATTATCCCTTGATCGGCCTCGACACCGAATTCCCCGGCATCCCGTTCCCGGCCGAGGAGGCCACCAAATACAAGAAATTGAAAATCAACGTGGATTCGACGAAGCTAATTCAGGTGGGGCTAACACTCTCCGACGACAAGGGCGACTTGCCTCCTCACGGCCGCATCTGGCAGTTCAACTTCTGCGAATTCAACCCGGCCAAGGACCTCTCCGCGCAGGTCTCGATCCAGCTCCTGAGCGACAGCGGCATCGATTTCGCCCACAACATGGAGAAGGGCGTTGACGCGGTGAGGTTTGGGGATCTCCTGATGTCGTCTGGGGTTGCTGGGAACGGGAATGTCTCGCTGATCACGTTCCAGGGCGGCTACGATCTTGGGTATTTGCTCAAGATTTTGAGTGGCAAGAGCCTGCCCGGGTCCGTGGAAGGTTTCTTAAGGTTGTTGAAAGTGTATTTTCCGGTGAGCTACGATGTCAAGCATCTGATGAAGTGCACCGGGGTGCTCCACGGTGGGCTGACCGGGCTGGCTGACACGCTCGGTTTGGAGAGGGTCGGGGTCGCCCACCAGGCGGGTTCGGATAGCAGGCTCACCTCGGCTGCATTTGTCAAGATTAGGGACATATACTTTGATGGGGAGGTGGAGAAGCATTGTGGTGTGGTACATGGTTTAGAGTAG